TAAACCTATTGGCAATCTGgcctacggtttctgagggcttttctccattttttaacAAATAAGCACCAATTTGTTAATTTTGCTAGAGCGGTTTTTTTGGTATTAGGTTACTGCTTTTGCTCTAGAACACTGCTTTTGTTCAGTTCGATTGTATTCacgctattgtagtggtgcacagttgggggcagtgggttttggagggttcagaagacaagataagggagtaacagtgaaatgtgtacctggaagcatttataggAAGTTCATAGCagtgccccattgttctcctgagatgtctggaggcccagtttactaagaatgctggcccctcctacatctcaatggcttgattctgtatgttttgtacttgtattttttttttttttttcaaaaatggacaacAAAAAACCTGTACAAAGCGCAAaatcttgtttgaaacagtattttatttttttgaaaatgggctTATTTCCTAGTCAGATTTGAgatgtttagcgcaaaatgttcaaagtctgagatatgtcatattgaaaatgcccctctacattaCTATGACAGAAATCAAGCAATAATCATGGGCTATTATGTCATAATTTTACATATTCATAGAAAGATTTTATACCCGAATTTCAGCTATacacagtgcgtttttttctagcaaaaaaggttccggtactcaaatgctaggccacccttcagaggtggggtgatcaccccacaacagccaggccccctgcaaccagttgcagaatctatgacaaggcagaattggtgtgtagagcctgagctctttcattaaaactttgggtccatgggtcaattttaattaacaatggaaaaggtgccggtactcagtacccccaagtaccccctcaaaaaaagccctggctataTGTGACCCTAAGTGAAATATTGTAGTAGTCAGTATCACTTCCTTTTGAGTTAATATGCAGTTGCATAATGAACCCAGGAGCATTTACCAACAGGGTATATAAGACTGCCCGAGTTGACCCTGTCCACTGTAGTCTGAAGGCATCAGCTGAAAATGAAGACCTTTCTGTTCTTTCTGCTGGTCATAGTTCTGTGTCTGCACACCGGTAAGTGAGATACAAGGACTGAATCTCCTGTCCCCCTTTACCTTTAGAACTGTTACAGCCTTTTTTGCATTCAGAGTTTTCATATATAGTTTAATCATTTATATTATTTTCTTAGAACTGCATGTATTAATTTATTTGACTGTATTAATTCATATTATGAAGACATTTGTCTAAGACAGTAAAGTATGGCTTGAAGTAAATAAGTtatattaacagcataacaacaggaAAATGGCTGAATGTCAGAGTAATGCAGTTAGGACAGTGAGGTGAACTTGAAAATAAGCAAATTAAATCCTAGAAATAGCAATGACACAATGCCGTATTATTAATGTAtacattaaaacagcacagtagaacattcatataaaaaTGATACAGTGTCAGCAGAACAAAATGATACAACATAATAGGCAGCACAGTagaacatttttataatatagatatgatgctcAGGATGTCAGCAAAGTACAATTGAAACATCTTACGAGGCAGGAGAAGGGACAGACCAACCTACATAAACAAAATATACATTATTGCCACAAAGAAATTGATAGTGTGtcaaaatatatatgtatgtttatgTATATACGCCACAGATAGGTAACTAGGTAtaaaggtctctctctctctctctctctctctctctctctctctctctttctctctttctctctctctctctttctctctctgctacCCTGGTGTTACTGCAGGTTTTTGTTCTTTTGGAAATGCATTTTACCATCTGCTTAATTAGAGGCATCACTTTCTGATATAGTTTACCTTTATGCATCTATTTCCTTACATTTCCATTCCTACAGCCCTGGTTTCCATATCCTCTGCAGGTGTCAAACCTCTTCTCTAAATTAAGTCCTAATTTTGCCGTTCCTTGCACCCTCATCCATCCATAGGGGCATATAGACAGACAAGATGGGTAAGACAAGGCACTGGGATAAATAAGTGGGTGGCTAGACTGAgggcaaattatatgtacagttgaatacGGTATGTGGAACTGGTGTGTGGCAAGCTAGCCCATCATCACAGCCATTAAATGGTtgggagaagaaccaggctttcacctgctgcctgaagtagagatagtcttgtgttaagtgcagcTCCTCTGAGAGAAAGTTTCAGCACATATAATACACAGCAGTGACAGTTATATCCAGTACATCACCTGTGTTGAAATAATTACTAGTTTATTATAGATATAGGGGTTACTGGTACACACTGATATAACATAATATTGAAATTCATATTCTACTATGTACCCTTATGGTTCTAAATGGATCACATAGTAAGAAAGCTAGAAAAAAACATCTAGGAATTACATTATAATCTTAAATCTTAATCTGACTGTAACATCTTAATTATTAAATTATTAATACGGGACACCTTtgctaaataaataagttttcacaAATTTACGAAAATTATAATAGTTAGAAGTACGTTGAAATTCCACCAGTAGCTCTTTCCAAGTTTTAGCGCCTTGGTATGCAAAAGAAGTTTAAAATAATGTTACTGCTCAAACCAGTAAAAAATCTACACGTTATATAACCATTGAGCTGCAAAGAAATGAAAACTGTCCAATGCCATCTGCATATCAGAAGTAATAGTCATATTGggagggaattcagtaaatggtgcccacaaTAAGGCACAAGAAGGACACAATGGAGATGACCAGTGAAGACAAAACAGCCACCAATCATGTGCGGCACCCTTTATTAACTTCTAAGTTGACTCGACATGGCCCGTGTTTTGGCCTATGGGCTGCGCCAGGAGTCTGACTTAGTCCAGAAGTATAGCATATAAAGCAATTGCTGTACACTATTGCATCCAGCACACAATAACACGTCATAAGCATGTTATCTCCTGGATTCtctatagcgtgacttaagttgtgcacacaaatctggtcatattccagatttgcatgcacagcagAATTAGTTAAGAAGCCaatgagcactgataattgccagttaacaattattaacactaattggcattaattataatttatatgcacaactgtctaagcgtattctgcaacttGATGCGCATAAAGtctgtcacatagttgaaaagggggcatgatcaTGGAACGGGCAGATTGTGGGCATTTCTCAAATACACCCAGTCCACACTTAATTTAAAAATCAGGATGTGCACGCtctaaaatgctagcacacaggggcatagccagaccggcgggaggggtccagagcctgaggtgagggggcacattttagtcccccccggtgccgccaacccccctgccattgccgacccccctgccgccgccaccaccaccaacaacaactttgaccccccccctgccgacgactccctcgacccccctcccgctgccaacccgctgttgccgtcacctacctttgctggtggggcaccccaacccccgccagccgaggtcctcttcttccggcgcaaggcttcgttctgtgcagaatgtcagactcagaaacagaatgatgccttgcgccggaagaagaggacctcggctagtgggggttggggtcccccgccagcaaaggtaggcaacggcgacagcgggttggcggcgggagggagggtcgagagggtcatcggcaggggggggggtccagggccaaatctacggaggcccaggcccccgtggccgcacgtacataagtacataagtattgccatactgggaaagaccaaaggtccatcaagcccagcatcctgtttccaacagtggccaatccaggtcacaaatacccggcaagatcccaaaaatgtacaaaacattttatactgcttatcccagaaatagtagattttccccaagtccatttaataacggtctatggacttttcctttagaaagccatccaaacctttttaaaactctgctaagctaaccacctttaccacattctctggcaatgaattccagcgcaccttagtagacagggccttttggggcccttttacagagtggcagtaagcccaacacgagcttactgctcactctttcAGGACTGCCACTGGCCCAATGTGGCAGATGGCACCTGAGTGAGCACCATttcctggggaaaaagaaaacccccagaaacggCTTACAtggcggtaacccggtggtaatcgggcattgctgcatgctgaccggttaccaccaagttagcacaggagcccttatcaccacctcaatgggtgatggtaagggcttcccATCTCTTACTGCGTgcggggaaaaacagcccccacagccagtgcagggccctttttcccgcagcttggtaaaagggccccttactgtcttaacagcaatgttccctctaagctgtgtgccTGTTTGTGTGCACATGGGTCAGAAAGGGAGTGCACATGCTGGCTTTCTTTATTGTGAACATAGGCTATACTGCCAGCAAAAATGAGAGGGTACATTGCTTGAGAGCAAGGTTCATTCTCGTCATGTTATGCactgaataaaaagaaagaaaacagtgaggtaaatccaaggaggataacaaagaagtctttattgaagatgCTTAAAACTCAATCCGACAAGGCCGTGTTTTGGCCcgaaagcctgcctcaggggtctggatGAATCTCTGATGTTGCAGGGTAGTGATTAACAACAGGAAAATTTAGTGCAAGGATCTTGCTGTAAAATCCTTTGGTTATCCTCTGTCTTGCAAATACGCTGAAAAACAATAGCCGTATTGTCAGCTAATGTAAATGATGTAAGTGTAGCAAATgcctttacagtattatgtaagccacattgagcctgcaaataggtgggaaaatgtgggatacaaatgtaacaaataaaatattgaTTAATCTTATTACATTTATGTGTTTTCTTACAGCTGACTCTTTGAAATGCTACACCTGCAAGGACATAGTAGAACAAAACAACAGTAACTGTCTTATAGAAAAAACTTGCTCATCACTGGACAAATACTGTCTGACTGCTATTGCTTCAGTATATGGTAAGTTGCACTGCACACACTCCCGTGTACACTGTAATTACTCTATGAATACTCCTCATAGCACCTGAGGATGAGAAGGAAGTCTGCTACTTACAGTAGAAAGCCAGGAATTAGGAGAGCTCCATGAGATGCAAGATTAAAAGCACAGTTTTAGaaaggagagagtagtggatgcttggaatgccctcccgcaggaggtggtggaaatgaaaacggtaacagaattcaaacacgcgtgggataaacataaaggaatcctgttcagaaggaatggatcctaaggagtttagccgagattgggtggcagagccggtggcgggaggcggggatagtgctgggtagacttatatggtctgtgccacagccggtggtgggaggcggggctggtggttggaaggcggggatagtgctgggcagacttatacggtctgtgccctgaaaaggacaggtacaaatcaaggtaaggtatacacaaaaagtagcacatatgagtttatcttgttgggcagactggatggaccatgcaggtctttttctgccgtcatctactatgttactatgatgtgaGAGATGGGAATAGAGgtgtccaggtcaggacatgtGCAATTCACCATGGGTATTACAAAGgttctactacttactactattatcctttctataacgctactagacatacgcagcgccatacacttgaacatgaagagacagtccctgcttgacagagcttacaatctaattaggacagacaaacaggacaaataagagataagggaataactaaggtggggatgataaaacatgggcactgaacaagtgagtaagggttaggagttaaaagcagcatcaaaaacgtgggcttttagcctagatttgaagacggccagagatggagcttgacgtaccggctcaggaagtctattccaggcatatgatgcagcaagataaaaggaacagagtctggagttcacagtggaggagaagggcacagataagagagatttgcctgaTGATCAGAGTGCCCGggcaggaatgtagggagagataagaatggagaggtaccgaggagctgcagagtgaatgcacttataagtcaataagaggagtttgaactgtatgtggaaacagataggaagccagtgaagtgacttgaggagagggctaatatgagcatagcgacactggcggaatataagtcgtgcaggagaattttgaatagattgaagaggagaaagatggctaagtgagagacctgtgagaagcaatttgcaatagtctaagcgagaggtgtggataagggttctggtagtgtgtccCCCCagccctagctatgcctctgctttTACTCCTTATTTATATAGTAAGCTGTGCTTAGAGTTATTCTATGTTGGACCAGTGGAAAAACCTGGCCTGGATTGTGAGTTAGAGCCAGGTCAGGTAGAGGTCTTAAGTAAGAGATTGCAAGAAACACTCAGGAATATTTGGGTGTACCTTTATGCAGAAGTTTGTCGTATGCTGTTTAATTTCAGCTTATTAAAAGAACCTGCATTTTACTGACTTGTCTTAGTCAGGAGCCCAATTAGTAAAAGCAGGGCTCCCACAAAGGAGGCTGGCAGCACAAGGGTTACAAGGAAGGGGatgtgggagagggagggggataggTAGGGCATAGAAACAAGAGAGGAAGGATAAGGAAACAGGCCAACTAATTAGGAACAGGCCCCAACTGGCCAATAGGAAGcaggaagaatttttttaaaaatggagacAGAGCAGACACCATCTGTTTGCTGCAGCTGCCAGACACAGCTACATAATGTGTCAGAtcaagaaaggaagaaaacatACTTATCCAGAGGAAGAAGATCAGATCCTGTGTTCTGGTGTCCATTACTCTGGGGCTTTGTGGAAGCTCTGCAAGTTTCTCCAGGACAGGAGGGCAGTAGTGTGTCAGTACTGGGTGAGTCAGTGGACACTATAGCTCAGTACTGCCTTTCCAACGCATTTTTCAGTTGTGGTGCAGTAGCTCTGAGGAAGTTGAAAAGGTTTATATCTCCATACTTGCTTATGCTGGATGTCTTGTTTGTTAGGTGGCGCTAATGTGCGGCTGGTGCATGGCTGCTGGGCACTCGGCCAGCAGGGGGTGAGAGTGCTGGGCCTTCGGACACGTGGTATTGTGGAACTGGTTAGTGGGAGTAGCAAAAGGGAAAGACAGGGGGAAGGAATGGGTTTGGCGGCAGTACAGGGTGTTCTGTTACATGCGCCTTACATGTTGCTGCTCCCTGCCttttccatccccctccccccacctctggGTGTATGTTTTCTATTGCAACAGCCATATTGGGGAGGTCAACTGCAGGGCAGCCATACTGGGGAGGTCTTCCAATAGCGCATACTGCAGCAGCCATATTAATAAGATATTCTCTGCATTAGACATGTTGTATTTATCTCTCGGACATATTGAGAAGGTCGGCCAAGAGGGTAGTTCTCCATTTTGAGCCTTAACAGTGGCaaaactatctatctatctatctatctatctatctatctatctatctatctatctatctatctatctatactgaTAAAAGGGGAAtaaaaacattcttttttttgttttaatgtataTTTTGTGGTGTGCCCCCAGCCATCTTACATATAAAGCTACAAAGGAGACGGGGACCAATGGTGACAGTTGGAAGTCCAATGCTGCACTAACTTTCCTTTTTTCCCCCTCTAGCACCGCCATCTGCTGAGACTTCGAACAAGGCATCCAGTGAGAAAACTGCAACTGGAGCTTCTGAATCTACCACAACACACATGCCTAAGGCCACTGTGCCGACACAAATGGATGGCATGCAAGCACAGACCTCAATAGATGCACTGATACAAGAATTGCATCAGCAAGTCAGCATTCATGGTTCTACAGTTGTGATGCAACGACTTCGTAACACAGCTGCTTGCCAGCCTGAAAAACTGCCATCCACCCAGGCGACACCTTTGCGTTCAACATTGTCATCTCTATTAGAGGCTAACATCCCGCAAGGATGGACCAACACTCCACACATACTGACCAAACCACCGCTTACTTCAATGGGTGAGTCCACCAATATCCCTATCACTCCAGTGGGCCCCCTTGATGCACCCACTACCCCCGCAGGTGAATCAGGTGATGATGACATATCGCTAGCAACTGTCATTCAGGATACAGTATTTTAACTAGAGAAAGGTGGCATCAAAACAGGCCAGTGCTATGgatgtgtcatgtcccctacctcaacgcaagtggcgtccttgggctgtgcggggtcccgtcatcatgcacacttgactggcactgcctgagccctgtgtgtgtagttctctctgggtttgttcagagagtggtAGTTGCAGGCtccttccatgcacctgtttctgctctctctctctctgcctggcttccaggctccttgattcctttgcttccacccacctgggtctgcttttcctctgcctgacttcccttgcttctctcctattggtcttccggttcctccttcccctgctctagtcatatggctgtgccccttctccctgctgatgtcagacgccagcactcagctgagctctccctggactccttgcttcggcttctactttggtaagtgtttctaactctgtagtctgcttcttatctactggtccctcgttgctgactttgcctatacctggattactctcttgcctgctgcctgcctactgactttgcctttacctagattactctcttgcctgccacctgcctactgactttcgcctgcacctggattactctcttgcctgcctactgactttcgcctgcatctggattactcttttgcctgccacttgcctactgactttcggcTGTACCTGTATTACTCTCttacctgccgcctgcctactgactactgcttgtacctggattactctcttgacctgctgcctgcctggctgatacattcatcaccccgcttccagctctgtcccataaatcctgcaggccgcccgcacctaggagcTCAACCTCTGCGGAACGGCAGTCAGCgtaggtgaaacccggggttgtccagccgccaagcagaacctggtccgagtaccaggctcagcagcgctctacttggtacaataactcacaagtctgacagggtgcgccTGTGCAAGCCGTATGGGTGACCAGCAACTCTGCTACCACCACTTAAGTAGCAATTAACACATCCAGCCAGCAGATGGTCATATACGCCATGACCGCATTACCCGAAATACTGCAGGACAAGCCAGGGGGACATGTGGTAGATATGAACAAAAAAGAGGGTAGCGAGGATGTGTTCTGTGGAGTCAACTCTCTGGTGAAAAGTGTTCCACTGAACATTAAGCAAACAATTTGGAAAAGAGAAtttattgatattttttttattgctgcttAGGGATCAGGAAGATGATAGTCCAGCTTatattcgaaagagaaaggcgcccatattccgacccaaatcgggagatgagcgcctttctcccatgggcgcccaaatcgtataatcgaaagccaattttgggcgcctccaactgcagtccgtcgtgggaacgaacaaagttgatgggggcgtatcagaggtgtagtgaaggcgggactggggcgtgtttatcggccgaggagaaatgggcgccttcggccgataacaAACAATGgccggcagtagcgagaatttagggcactttttttttaccctttttttcatgaacaagtcccagatgaccaccggagggaatcggggatgacctcccctgacttccccagtggtcactaaccccctcccaccaaaaaaagaactttaaaaactttttttttccagcctgtatgccagcctcaaatgtcatacccagctcagtatgcaggtccctggagcagttgttagtgggtgcagtggacctcagccaggtggacccaggcccatccccccctacctgttacacttctggtgcttaatgttgagccctccaaagccactgtacccacatgtaggtgccccccttcaccccttagggctatggtaatggtgtagacttgtgggcagtgggtttggggggacatttggggagctcagcacacaagggaagggagctatggacttggcaggtctttcaattttttttttttactttttacaagtgccccctagggtgcccggttggtgtcctgccatgtgagggggaccagtgcactacgaatcctggcccctcccacgacccaatgcatcagatttgggcggatttgagatgggcgccttcggtttccattatcactgaaaaccgataccgcccagctctaatccgcccaaatccaatgcatttgcccgccacaaactgtattatcgaaaaaaaagatggacgcccatcttttttcgaaaatacggtttctcCCACCCCTTCGCGTGCCCATCcacggagatgggcgtccatgaagatgggcacccatgttcgattatgcccctcagtgtagaCTCCAGGCCCCTGGAGCATAGATGCACTGACAGGGAATGCAAACCTAGAATTTTTAAATCCATCAACAACTGGGTTTCAGCCtttcacatcctatataataaaactcaccctcaacgttctgaggacactgacgtcacttccttcatgaagggttcgtggtagtgaagccaccgaaaacactaagaaggtgatgaaggtgcattcacgaggtgcggagcaatggcgtcagtggcttcagaacgacgaacgggtagggagggagggagggagggagggaggaaggggggtgttggggaggaaaaccttgctagcgcccgtttcattcgctccagaaacgggccttttttactagtatatatataagtgtGGTAGTTGAAAAAAAGCCAGAGATGAGTCCATACTCAATCAGATACCTGGTTACGATAACAAGAGCTCATAAGTGCTATGTGGGGTGGGCCTAGCTCAGTTATGATATCAGATTCAGGAAGAGCATTGCAGAGAATGCATCCATATCTTGGTGACATAGAGTGGTTGACTTATTGTTGGATGAGATGATGTTCTTCAGACCATTTAGCCTGGATAGGTTCCTGTCCTCTGCCAATGCTCCCTCGTCCACGAGCCATAGATTTCCCGCCCCTACAGCAAAAGGATATGCAAGCAATACAATACTTCCCAATGCACATGGAACCTCTATTGATTTCGGCACACTTGCTCCCATTGTGATGCTCCTCCCCCAGAATCCCAGTGTAGATCACAAAAGAATAGATGCCCCCCAATGCAGCAACAGCCTTATCACCAGCACGAGAACCCTAGCAATATCTCCAATTACGCTAGAAGCCATGCATCCTTGGTAGCACAATACCCCGACAAGGAACAAGCTCATCTCCGGTTTCTCCAAGGGCTTCCCAATTCCTTATGCCAGATCATCTCTCGCACATCCTGCACAACGCAGCATCAATCCAATTGTATTATGACACTGCAAAAGCAAAAATACAAAAAGTAATTGATGTGGGCAGGGTGGCTGGCCCTTTCCAAATTACACCACTACCTGATTTGATTATATCCCCTTTTGGCATCATaccaaaaaaaaagagatgggaaaattCCATATAACTCAGAAACTGTCCTACCCAGAAGGTGTATCTGTGAACAATACAGATACACCTTACTGTGTTCCGTGTAATATGCATCCATAGATCAGGTAATAAAAATGATTCATCGCAGTGGTCCTCGGGCCCAGCTAGCGAAAGCAGGTATCAAATCCGCCTTCCATCTGCTCCCAGTGCACTCAGATTCTGTCTGGGAGAATACTTCTGTTTTGATAACTGCCTCCCCATGGGCTGCTCCATTTCATGTAGTTTCTTTGAGTAGTTAGCACATTTGTCCACTGGgtggttgaacaggtggtaggtCACTCTTGTTTGATACACTACCTTGACGACTTCTTTTTGATCAGCAAAGAAGGTCACAACTGTCAAGCAGTACTACATGCttttcaaaccagaaccacacaatTTAGCAACCCACTCGCGGAAGAAACAACAATTGGGCCACTGACTTCCCTCACATTCCAAGGGATCGAGTTGGATGCAGTCCACCAGGTTTCCAGATTGCCGCAGGACAAGCTCTCTAGACTGCAAGAGGAAATTGGTTCCTTTTCTGAAGCCAAAAAGTCACCTTGAAGCTCTATCAGTCCCTACTGGGCCTGCTTACTTTCGCCACAAGAGTGGTTCAAATGGGCCACATTTTTTTCTTGCCACCTAGCACTAGCAACAGTGGGCGTTAAGAAGAGTTATCACTTTATAAGGATAATGGCAAGCATAAGAGATGATTTACACATATGAGATACCTTACCTACATCCTTTAACGGTCTTGCATTCTGGCAAGCTCCCCTGGCGCTTAACAAAGAATTACAACTTTTCACTGAAGCCTCCATGGAGCATGAGTTTGGCATTTTCTTTAGGAATGATCAGCAGAATATTGGCCTGAAGGTTGGCACATGGCGGGTATCACGAGTAATATCACTTTTCTAGAACTCTAGAAGCATGTGGGCACTGAGCATAGCTAACAGAGCCATCATATTCCACTCAGACTACATGGCAATGGTGGAGATAAATAGGCGGTCAGCGAGAACCTCCTATGTCATTACCTTGCTCTGGGAATTTGTCCTCATTTGCATGTGCTTCAACATAAACTTTAGAGTGTCACATGTCCCTGGGGGTCCAAAATAATATTGTGGATGCTCTCTCACACTTTAAGTTTACACAGTTCTGGTCCCTTGCACCATCGTACGAAGCATACAGAACAGAACAGCAATCCCCCCAACCATCAGGGGGActtggtcataagaacataagagtagccacactgggtcagaccaatggtccacctagcccagtatcctgttttccatattacaaatcgtaggaagcaactgcttgccctaggtctgtctcaatagcagactatggcagactatggacttttcctccaggaatttgtccaaacctttttaaaacccagataccacatcctccggcaaagagttccagagcttaactattcattgagtgaaaaaaatatttcctcctatttgttttaaaaagtgcttgtttttgtgtacaaaaaggtgccggtactcattatgggcggggtcaccacatatggctccacccctatgatataaacaagaaaaagcaacactgggccttcaagaaagagacaatggcagtcctttattgtgaaaaagacccaacacgggccgtgtttcggcgcacaagcgcctgccttaggggtcaaagtgtgtcttcacaatatatgagcaggaaTGTTCAGACAGTCTGAGTAAATTGCCAGCCACCACTGAGAGTTTGTTCAATCCTACCAGACGCTGTCTGtgtgaaaactgcaaaaaaaaaaaaagccacccctatgatagccacccctatgatagccaccccccacattagccacaccccttataccagccatggcgcatataaacagacatcattgaaagtattatactagtataggagaaaaaaaataacatgattttttttcattataaataatttctgtaagctgttacagctccagtataccca
This genomic interval from Microcaecilia unicolor chromosome 1, aMicUni1.1, whole genome shotgun sequence contains the following:
- the LOC115460469 gene encoding LOW QUALITY PROTEIN: uncharacterized protein LOC115460469 (The sequence of the model RefSeq protein was modified relative to this genomic sequence to represent the inferred CDS: deleted 2 bases in 1 codon) — its product is MKTFLFFLLVIVLCLHTADSLKCYTCKDIVEQNNSNCLIEKTCSSLDKYCLTAIASVYAPPSAETSNKASSEKTATGASESTTTHMPKATVPTQMDGMQAQTSIDALIQELHQQVSIHGSTVVMQRLRNTAACQPEKLPSTQATPLRSTLSSLLEANIPQGWTNTPHILTKPPLTSMGKTLMVKQCVPMCLPGIQEISTGKTSISCCQTDLCNQRSDRVKISYLALVISVGFLGSLL